In Pseudomonas oryzihabitans, the DNA window CTCCGCCCGGTTGCGCGCCTCGAATTCCTTGTAGGCGTGCAGCCAGATGGCCGGCAACCCCGAGGTGGGCTGGAAGAAGCTTACCGCCGGGCCCAGCGCCAGCACCCGTGCGCGATTGCCGCGGGTCAGGCCCGGGGCGTCGTCGTCACTGAGCTGGCGGTAATAGTAGCCACCCAGGCCCAGGGTCCAGTCGCCGACATGCTGGCCCACGGCGAACTCGTGGCGATACTCCACCCCGCTGCGGTAGTCGGTGGCCGCGTTGCGCGCATTGATGTCGAGCTGGAAGCTGGACGACAGCTCCAGGCCGCTCGGGCTGATGTAGCTGGCGTTGAGGATCGGCGAAACCGTCCAGTGGTTGGTGCCGGGGCTGACCAGGCGGTCCTTGTCGTAGTCGCCGGTGGGCGCCTGGATGAACAGCTGGGTATTGATCCCCACCCCTG includes these proteins:
- a CDS encoding SphA family protein, whose protein sequence is MPTTAAGVQDFGAGFMPPTTPFGTVGMRISDYQARVIRDSHGKDNGNDFNINVLAIGLAYLRMTDQQLLGARYGFGAVSVFFRMDADLGIDAGGQRVFSDSAELFRPADVQLIPLILDWRPAPGVGINTQLFIQAPTGDYDKDRLVSPGTNHWTVSPILNASYISPSGLELSSSFQLDINARNAATDYRSGVEYRHEFAVGQHVGDWTLGLGGYYYRQLSDDDAPGLTRGNRARVLALGPAVSFFQPTSGLPAIWLHAYKEFEARNRAEGYTVALRIGASF